Genomic segment of Chloroflexota bacterium:
GGTCAGCAGATCCGCGACCATCGTACTGACGGTCGAGCCGAGCGCACGGATCCGCTCGCGGTCGGCGGTCATGATGCGGGCCTGGTAGGTCACATCCAGCCCGACCATGGTGACCGGCACGCCGGACTCGAACACGACAGATGCGGCCTCGGGATCGACGTACAGGTTGAACTCGGCGGCCGGCGTGACGTTTCCCAGGTGGGCCGAGCCGCCCATCAGCACGATGCGGCTGATATTCTGCTTGATCTCGGGAGCACGCAGGAACGCCATCGCGACGTTGGTCATCGGGCCGACGGGCACCAGCGTGACCGGCTCCGGCGACTCCCTGACAGTACGGATCAGCAGGTCAACGCCGTGCTCGGACACCAGATCGACGGTCGGCGGGCCGAAATCGTAGCCGTCGAGGCCGCTCTCGCCGTGCGCGTAGGGGGCGGTGACCAGCGGGCGGACCAGTGGGGTTGCCATCCCGGCAGCGACCGGCACGCCGTGGATCTTGCCGACGGTCAGCGCCCGGCGGGCGTTCAGCGAGGTCTTGTCAAGCGTCTGGTTGCCGGCCACACAGGTGATCGCCAGCAGCTTGAGCTCGGGTGCGCGAGCCGCCAGCAGGATCGCCACGACGTCGTCATGGCCAGGGTCGCAATCGATGATGATCGGCGTAGGCATCGTCGCCCTCCATCCGGCTGCAAACTGGCTGAGTATGCCTCACCGGGGCTGTCGCTCAACGGGACAGCCTTCAGGACAACCCACGACCCTCGATCCCGCCGCGCCGGTGCGCCGTCTGCCGCCGATCTGCCATCATCGGGCCGCGCACGGCGCGCGCATCGTGACAACGGCGTCTTCGGGTGGCCCGACGTCCGGGGCGGCCTGCCCCACAAGCGAGGATCGTGAAGCTATGAGCGACGCGTCTGGATCGACGGAGCTGCCCGGCTCCATCGCGTTCATCAAGTACGGCAAGGCGAACGTCTCGTTCTATCGCACCTACGCCCGCCCACTGACTGGCCTGACCCCGATCCCTGAGTCGGCGTTCGTGGGGCGGTCCAACACGCTGTTCGCCTATGACGCGGAAGTCCAGGTGCTGGATCAGTCGCTCGCGCCGGCCTACACCGTGGGCGACAACTCGATGGTGGTGGCCACGGACACCATGAAGAACTTCATCCACCAGGTGGCCGTCGAGTTCGATGGCTCGACCCTGGAGGAGTACCTGCTGTTCCTGGGCCGCCGCTTCTTCGAGACCTGGGACCACGTCACGAGCCTGCGTCTGCTGGGCAGGGAGCTGCCGTTCCCGGCCGCCATCGTGGCGCAGGAGGGGGGCTTTGGTCCGAGCGGCGCCCTCTTCGGCGAGCAGCGCGCGGACTACGGCTCGGCCATGCTGGAGGTCGTCCGGGATGGCGCCAGCACGACGCCCCGCATCGTGGCGCACCAGGGGGGCCGCGAGGGGCTGCACCTGATCAAAGTGACGGGCAGCGCGTTCGCAGACTTCGTGCGCGACCAGTACACCACGCTGCCGTCGGTCAAGGATCGGCCGCTCTACATCTACCTCGACGCCTTCTGGAAGTACGCGGACGCCGCCGACGCCGTGTCGTCGGACCACAGCCGCTACGTGGCCGCCGAGCAGGTGCGCGACCTGCTCGCCACCGTCTTCCACGAGTTCGTGAGCATGTCGATCCAGCACCTGATGCACGAGATGGGGCAGCGGATGCTGGCGCGCTTCCCGCGGCTCTCGGAGGTCTGGTTCGACGGGCAGAACCGGCTCTGGGACACGGTGGTCGTGTCGCAGGAGAACGACAAGATCAAGTCGTACTGCGATCCGCACCCGCCGTACGGCAGCCTTCACCTGACGCTGAAGCGCTCGTAGCCCCTGCTGCCAGCGAATCGGCCTCCCCCTCACCCCGCGCGGGGTGAGGGGGAGTTCGTGTCTCTTCGAAGACGAAGCCCTACGGGTTGCGGTCGGGGTCGGTGAGGCGCACGAAGCTGAAGCCGGAGGCGCGGAAGCCGCTCGCGCCGCCGTCGGCGGCGAGGCTGAACGTCAGCAGCTCGCCGGCGTAGCGGCCACCACGCACCATGAAGGCCAGCGGGTCAGCGGTCGGTTCGAGGGCGATGGGCGGCGTGGGGAAGATCGACGCGCCCTCCTTGAGCAGGAGCTGGCCGTCGCGGTACTCGACGCGCAACAGGATGTCCCCGATGTGCCGCATGCGGTACAGCCCCAGGAAGCGGCGGTAGTCGGCCGGCGTGGCCGGCAGCGGCCCGACGGGGCGCGTCCGCTCGGCAGCGGCCACGCCCGCCGTCAGCGTGTCCATCAGCTCGCCGGCGATCGCGTCGGCAGCCCCGACGCCGTCGATCAGGAACACCAGCCCGACCTTCAGCGAGGCGTCGAAGAGGATCTGCGAGCGGTAGCCGGGGACGCTGCCGCCGTGCCCGTGGTAGATCCGCTCGCCGTGCCGCACGATGCGCCAGCCGAAGCCGTAGCCGCCGGCCCAGCTCGGCTCGACGTAGACGGCCCGCTGCATCTCGGCCAGCGAGCGGCCGGCCAGCAGTTGGACGCCGCCCGCCTCCTGCACGTCTACTCGAAAATGGGCCGAGACCCAGCGGCTGAGATCGCGGACCGTCGTCCAGAGCTGCCCGGCCGCCGCCATGCCGTTCAGCGGCGAGGGCGGCGCGATGGCGGCTTCGTCGGCGTAGGGGTGCGGCAGGTGGCCGGTGGCAGCGCGCCCGGCCAGGGCGTCGGTCAGCTCGTAGCCCGTGGAGGCGAGGCCGAGCGGCTCGAAGACCATGCGCTGCATGTAGGCGGGATAGGACTCGCCCGAGACGCGCTCGATCACCTCGCCGAGCAGCGTGTACGCCAGGTTGGAGTACTTGAACGCCGAGCCGGGCTGAATCGCCACCTTGACCTGGGGCAGCACGGCCAGCCACTCGTCACGGGTGGGGAAGCGGAGCGAGATCCAGTGATCGAGCGGCGGCTCGCCCATCAGGCCCGAGGAGTGCGACGCCAGCCGTCGAAGGGTCACCTCCTCGATGGGGCCGAACGGGTTCTCGACGGCGGCGAACTCCGGCACGTGCTTGACGAGCGGATCGTCGAGGTGGAGCTTGCCGGCGTCACGCAACTGGACGATGGCCGTTGCCGTGAACGTCTTGGTGATCGAGGCGACGCGGAACAGGGTGTCCGGGCCGATGGTGTGGCCGTGCTGGTTCGGACCGGCCGGGCCGCCCTGCGGCCCGAAGGCGTAGCTCCAGGCCAGGGCGGCGTCAGGCTCGCGGCCGGCCACGACGCCGACAACCGCCCCCGGCAGCCCGTGCTCGACGACGAGATCGGCGGCCTGCCGTCGGAGGATGTCGGCGAGCAACGGCTGCCAGGAGGATGCGGTCATCGGTGGATGCTCCTTTGTCGTCGGGCGCGCAACTCGGATATGGCCCACTGGGCTGGGGGGTGAGGGCCGCCTGACCACTGAAGACTGATGACTCGTCAGATGCCCATGTCGCGTAGGATGCGGATCGTCTGGCCGAGCGCGGCCACGGCCTTCAGTCCCCACGGGCTGGCGAACAGGGTGATGTGATCCACGCCGGCGTCGTAGAACGCCTTGAAGCGCCGGGCTGCCTCGTCGGGCGTGCCGACCAGCGCGTTGGCATGGATGCCGCCCGGGCACTCGTCCGAGCCGGGGAACGCCACGAAGCAGGCGATGGTCTTCTGAAGCGAGGCCGGGTCGCGCCCGACCTCGGCGCAAGCGGTGTCGAGCGCGGCAAGCTGCTCCGCGAACGCCTCGGGGCTGTTCCCGCCGACGACGTTGTAGGCGTCGGCGTACTTCGCCACGAGCCGCAGCATGCGGGGCTGCTTCGCACCGATCCAGATCGGCGGGCCGGCCGGACGCGGGCCGTGCGGGTGCAGCACCGAGTCTTCGACCTGATAGTAGGTGCCGTGGAAGGTGACGCGCTCACCCTTGAGCAGCGGCAGGATGATCTGCAACGCCTCCTCGAAGCGGCCAGCCAGGCGATCGAACGGGAAGCCGAACGCCGAGTACTCGGGCTGGTGGTAGCCGGCCCCCAGCCCGAGCAGCAGCCGGCCGCCGCTGACCTCGTCCAGGGTGTCGGCCATCTTGGCGAGCAGGGCGGGCTCGCGGAAGCTGGTGCAGGCGACGAACGGCCCGAGCGTCACGCGGCTGGTGATGCTGGCGATGGCGCTGAGGACGGTCCAGACTTCCCAGCAGCCGCGCTCCTCGCCGGCCGGGATGTTGTCGAAGCTGCCGTACTTGCGGAAGATCAGGTGGTCTGGCGCGAAGAGCGTATCCACGCCCGCCTCTTCGGCCGCGACGGCGATCTCCCGCAGCTCGGTCCAGGGCACGATCCGCCCGGCGCCCGGCACGAGATGATCGCCGCTCCGCATCATGAGGCCGATCTGCAAGCGGCCCCGCCCGCCCCGCGTGTTCCCGTTCGCCATTGGTGTCCCCACTCCTCTCCGAGCCGCGCCGCGCCCACTCGACGGACGCCCGACAGGCCGGCGGCATCGTAGCAGACCCGTCGATGGTGGGTCGTGGGTCGTGGGTCGTGGGTCGTGGGTCGTGGGTCGTGGGTCGTGGGTCGTGGGTCGTGGAAATGCTCTACGTGAGGTCGTTGATGGCGCGCAGCAGTCCCTGGATGTAGCCGGTCTGGTAGCCGCGTGCACGGAAGTTCCAGCCGGAATCGCCGATCATCGCGGGGGCGTGGTCGTCGATGATCGCGCCGCTGAACCCGGACTTCTTCAGCGCAACCATCGCAGCGGTCACGTCCAGGTCGCCGGTCCCGACGAAGCACTCGGAGAAGTCGCTGGCGGTGCCGGCGATGTCTCGGAAGTGGACGTAGACGATGCGGTTCTGCGGCCCGAAGTGCTGGATGCCGCGCAGGACGTTGGCGGTGCCGCCCATCTCGGTCCAGCAGCCGATGCAGAGCAGGAGGCCCCAGGCCGGGCTCTTGATGGCCTGGGAAGCACGCTCGAAGCCCTCGAAGCTGGAGAAGATCCGTGCGACGCCGCCGATGGGGCCGTCGTTGGGATCGTCGGGGTGCAAGGCGAGGCGGATGCCGGCCTCTTCGGCGGCGGGGACGGCCTTGCTGACGAAGTACTGGTGGGCTTCCCACATCTCGTCAGCGGAGATCTCGCGGCCGAAGGTCAGCTCTGGCTTGAGGTCGGCGCGGCGGTACTCGGTCATGACCGCGCCGCCGCGACCCTGGCGGTGGCCGGTGCGGTAGAGCGGGTGCGGGCGGAAGTTGTAGCCGAGGACGGGGATGCCGGCCTTGCCGATGTTGCGGATGGTCTGGCAGTAGTTCTCAAGCTGCTCTTCGCGGCCGGTCTCGCCGAGGCGGACCTTCATCCAGAACTCGTGCGGCGTGTTCTGGATCGACTCGATCTTGAGGCCGTAGCTCTCGACCCACTCGCGGAGCTTGACGAGGTCATCGTACTCCCAGAGCGTGTCTCCTGGGAGCCGTTCGGGCGTGGCCAGCACGACGCCATCGCAGCCGAGCTGCTTGGCGTAGATCAGGTGCTCGTCGGTAACGTCGCGCGGGAGGCCGATGGCGATCCGCATGGTGTCCGGCACAGTCCCCTCCTTCGTGGCCGGCCGAGCCGGCGGCAGTGCCCGGCCAGGACGGTTGACGGGGAAGGATAGCGCGCGGCGCGGGCCGGATCCCCCCCGCCCTCCGACAAACCTGACTGTTGACAGCATGCGCCACCTTCTTCTGGTAGTGCAACGCCAACGACGCCCGGCGCAAACGGCACCGACGGTATCCTGTGCGACGAGCTCTTTGTAGAGGGGTTGATCAGGTCGTGGGCCGGGGGAATATTGAGCTACATGCTCCATTGTGATCCCGGTGCTGAGCGCGTAACAACCCTCCCCGCTGAGTGGGCAGAGCCGGAAAGGCTCCCCACGATGAGAACAGGGAACGAAAAGAAAGACTCCACCATGCCACTCACGGATCATCCGACCGGCAACTATCAGTTCTTGCCTATCGCCAGAGCCCCGAGGATCACGGGCGCCGCCCCCTTCTCCAGTGGTGTGCGCGCGATGGCGGGCTACGAGCTTGTCCGCACGACATTCCAGGTCCCGCTGCCGTATCTCATGGGCTTCGCCGCCGCCGCGCGCTACCTGGAAGCCGTCGGGAGACCGCGCACGGCGCTCTGCGCCGTTGAGATTCGAGTACCCAGGCCGCTGACGATGGACGAATTCGTCTCGTTCAATGCCGACTACATCGCATTGCTCGGTGAATGGGGCGTCCTCGTGGATGGGCAAGTCCCCATCGCTCGGAGCAACGTTGCACCGCTCGGCAGCCCACCCGCTGAGATCTCGCTGTATGGCTTCTCGTATGTCGCTCTGTCCGACGTAACAGCGCCGAGCTTCTTTGTCTCGGCTGCCCCTGAGAAGGCCGATGTGCGCCCCGGCGAGACGACCCCCGACGCCCTGCGCGAGAAGGCGGCGAGCGCCATGCGGTCGATGGACAGCGGCCTCACCGCGCTCGAAGTGGGCTGGTCGGACGTGACGGCGCTCAGTATCTACACACACCACGACATCCACGCGTTCCTCGACGCGGAGATCATGGCGTCACTGGGGCCGAACGCCGTCCACGGCCTTCACTGGTACTACGGCCCGCCGCCGATCGTGGGGCTGGAATTTGAGGTGGATGTCCGCGCCATCCGCCGGGAGTTCCGCCTGTAGCCCAACAGGCTTCGCGATGGTCAGTAGAGGGCAGCAGAGGGCTGCGTGAGTTCTACGTGCTCACCGAGCCACGAACTCCTGATGCCCATCACCGAGGCAGGCAGAGGGGCCGGCTTCCTTGCGCTCGCCTACGCGATCGACCGCATCTCACGGCGCAGCGAGCCTCCAGGCAGGATGCATTGACGACGCAGGATGGTACAACCACGCCTGATCTCGATCTCGGGTCTCAGTCTGTAGGGGTGGAGCGCGGATGGCGGCAGGGCGGGACATGGCGGCAGGGCGGGACGTGGCGGCAGGCGGGCAGCCGGGCCGGCAGACGGGTCGGCGCGGTGGCGGACACAGGCGCGGCGGCGGCCATGGGCACGGGCAGGGACACGGTGGCGGGCACGATAACGGTGGCGCGGAGGCCAGCCGGACGGCCGAGCCGAGGGTCTGGCCGGCCAGCGACGATTGGGCGGGCTGGGCTGCCATCTGGGAAGGGCGCATGCAGGCGTTCTTCGCGCGGCGGTCGGCCTGCATCGCGGCGATCCTCGACCTGCTGGCCGAACTGCTGCCAGACGGCCCGCTGCGCGTCCTGGACATCGGGGCGGGGACGGGCAGCCTCGCCGGCCCGATCCTCGAACGCTTCCCGCAGGCGACGGTCGTGGCGCTCGACCTGGACCCGGTCCTGATGGCCATCGGGCGGGGCGTGCTGGGCGACGGCGGCGGTCGGCTGGCGTGGCGACAGGTCGATCTGCGCGCGGATGGCTGGCCGGAGCAACTGGCGGCTGATGGGCCGTTCGACGCCGTCGTCTCCCTGGCGACGCTCCACCACTTCAGCAGTCGCGAGCTTGGCGGCATCTACACGTCGCTGGCGGGCCTGATCCGCGCGGGCGGCATCCTGGTCAACGCCGAGGGACTGGCGGCCGGCCGACCGGATGCGCCGCTCTCGACGCGCTTCAACGAGATCCGGCGGCGCCGCTCGCCGCCGGCTGACGGCTTCTGGGAGGCCATCGGGGAGAACCCGGCCCTGGCCGAGGCGGTGGCGGAGCGCGAGACGCTCCGCGAGCGCATGCACGGGGCCGGGCCACGGCTCTCGGCCGAGGCGCACGTGCGGGCGCTCCGGCGGGCCGGCTTTGCCGACGCAGCCGTGGGCTGGCGAGCCTTTGACGAGGCGGCGGTGGTGGGTCTGCGGTAGCGGAGGCCGCGCCCCTGCCTCCGCCCCTGCCGGTGGGAATGGGGCCGTCAATCCTCGTCGAGGACGGGCGCCGTCTCCCAGCGCTGCCCCTCG
This window contains:
- a CDS encoding nucleoside hydrolase, with the translated sequence MPTPIIIDCDPGHDDVVAILLAARAPELKLLAITCVAGNQTLDKTSLNARRALTVGKIHGVPVAAGMATPLVRPLVTAPYAHGESGLDGYDFGPPTVDLVSEHGVDLLIRTVRESPEPVTLVPVGPMTNVAMAFLRAPEIKQNISRIVLMGGSAHLGNVTPAAEFNLYVDPEAASVVFESGVPVTMVGLDVTYQARIMTADRERIRALGSTVSTMVADLLTWFAIGSERRFGWEGVPVHDALAVAAVIRPDLLQTRHVNVVMELGGTYTAGRTVCDIWGMTDRTPNADVALGVNREAFVELLIEGLSRYPD
- a CDS encoding LLM class flavin-dependent oxidoreductase, giving the protein MANGNTRGGRGRLQIGLMMRSGDHLVPGAGRIVPWTELREIAVAAEEAGVDTLFAPDHLIFRKYGSFDNIPAGEERGCWEVWTVLSAIASITSRVTLGPFVACTSFREPALLAKMADTLDEVSGGRLLLGLGAGYHQPEYSAFGFPFDRLAGRFEEALQIILPLLKGERVTFHGTYYQVEDSVLHPHGPRPAGPPIWIGAKQPRMLRLVAKYADAYNVVGGNSPEAFAEQLAALDTACAEVGRDPASLQKTIACFVAFPGSDECPGGIHANALVGTPDEAARRFKAFYDAGVDHITLFASPWGLKAVAALGQTIRILRDMGI
- a CDS encoding mannonate dehydratase, whose amino-acid sequence is MPDTMRIAIGLPRDVTDEHLIYAKQLGCDGVVLATPERLPGDTLWEYDDLVKLREWVESYGLKIESIQNTPHEFWMKVRLGETGREEQLENYCQTIRNIGKAGIPVLGYNFRPHPLYRTGHRQGRGGAVMTEYRRADLKPELTFGREISADEMWEAHQYFVSKAVPAAEEAGIRLALHPDDPNDGPIGGVARIFSSFEGFERASQAIKSPAWGLLLCIGCWTEMGGTANVLRGIQHFGPQNRIVYVHFRDIAGTASDFSECFVGTGDLDVTAAMVALKKSGFSGAIIDDHAPAMIGDSGWNFRARGYQTGYIQGLLRAINDLT
- a CDS encoding RidA family protein; this encodes MAGYELVRTTFQVPLPYLMGFAAAARYLEAVGRPRTALCAVEIRVPRPLTMDEFVSFNADYIALLGEWGVLVDGQVPIARSNVAPLGSPPAEISLYGFSYVALSDVTAPSFFVSAAPEKADVRPGETTPDALREKAASAMRSMDSGLTALEVGWSDVTALSIYTHHDIHAFLDAEIMASLGPNAVHGLHWYYGPPPIVGLEFEVDVRAIRREFRL
- the pucL gene encoding urate oxidase, whose amino-acid sequence is MSDASGSTELPGSIAFIKYGKANVSFYRTYARPLTGLTPIPESAFVGRSNTLFAYDAEVQVLDQSLAPAYTVGDNSMVVATDTMKNFIHQVAVEFDGSTLEEYLLFLGRRFFETWDHVTSLRLLGRELPFPAAIVAQEGGFGPSGALFGEQRADYGSAMLEVVRDGASTTPRIVAHQGGREGLHLIKVTGSAFADFVRDQYTTLPSVKDRPLYIYLDAFWKYADAADAVSSDHSRYVAAEQVRDLLATVFHEFVSMSIQHLMHEMGQRMLARFPRLSEVWFDGQNRLWDTVVVSQENDKIKSYCDPHPPYGSLHLTLKRS
- a CDS encoding class I SAM-dependent methyltransferase; amino-acid sequence: MAAGRDMAAGRDVAAGGQPGRQTGRRGGGHRRGGGHGHGQGHGGGHDNGGAEASRTAEPRVWPASDDWAGWAAIWEGRMQAFFARRSACIAAILDLLAELLPDGPLRVLDIGAGTGSLAGPILERFPQATVVALDLDPVLMAIGRGVLGDGGGRLAWRQVDLRADGWPEQLAADGPFDAVVSLATLHHFSSRELGGIYTSLAGLIRAGGILVNAEGLAAGRPDAPLSTRFNEIRRRRSPPADGFWEAIGENPALAEAVAERETLRERMHGAGPRLSAEAHVRALRRAGFADAAVGWRAFDEAAVVGLR
- a CDS encoding beta-lactamase family protein — encoded protein: MTASSWQPLLADILRRQAADLVVEHGLPGAVVGVVAGREPDAALAWSYAFGPQGGPAGPNQHGHTIGPDTLFRVASITKTFTATAIVQLRDAGKLHLDDPLVKHVPEFAAVENPFGPIEEVTLRRLASHSSGLMGEPPLDHWISLRFPTRDEWLAVLPQVKVAIQPGSAFKYSNLAYTLLGEVIERVSGESYPAYMQRMVFEPLGLASTGYELTDALAGRAATGHLPHPYADEAAIAPPSPLNGMAAAGQLWTTVRDLSRWVSAHFRVDVQEAGGVQLLAGRSLAEMQRAVYVEPSWAGGYGFGWRIVRHGERIYHGHGGSVPGYRSQILFDASLKVGLVFLIDGVGAADAIAGELMDTLTAGVAAAERTRPVGPLPATPADYRRFLGLYRMRHIGDILLRVEYRDGQLLLKEGASIFPTPPIALEPTADPLAFMVRGGRYAGELLTFSLAADGGASGFRASGFSFVRLTDPDRNP